In one Micromonospora polyrhachis genomic region, the following are encoded:
- a CDS encoding AI-2E family transporter, which produces MTEREPAAEDARPPSAATVTAGEAAAEKAGTDEPVPAVAVGPSGRFGEPGRPLRRNPFLVGFTGALGVLLAYTAFLAVRNAASMLVLIFIALFLAMGLNPAVARLRSWGLPHWLAVATVSLTVVLLLCGGLFALVPPLVTQSGQFIEQLPTYLTELRRNETINDLVERFDLMERVQSAANAETVGQALGGVFGGARWIFGTIFNVLTVVVLTIYFMSAFDRMKSLGYALVPASRRERVRLIGDEILAKVGAYMVGALAIAVVAGGAAFAFAVVVGLAYPFALAVVVAVCDLIPQIGATLGAVIVSLVGFATDFKVGIASVVFFIVYQQIENYLIYPKVMRRSVKVNDVAAIVAALVGVALFGVIGALVAIPAVAAVQLILREVVLPRQQAR; this is translated from the coding sequence GTGACGGAGAGGGAACCGGCAGCCGAGGATGCTCGACCGCCGTCGGCGGCGACCGTCACCGCCGGCGAGGCGGCAGCCGAGAAGGCCGGTACGGACGAGCCGGTGCCCGCCGTCGCGGTTGGTCCCTCGGGTCGGTTCGGTGAACCAGGCCGACCATTGCGCCGCAACCCGTTCCTGGTCGGCTTCACCGGCGCGTTGGGCGTGCTGCTGGCGTACACCGCCTTCCTCGCCGTACGCAACGCGGCGTCCATGCTGGTATTGATCTTCATCGCGTTGTTCCTGGCGATGGGACTCAACCCGGCCGTCGCCCGGCTGCGTTCGTGGGGTCTGCCGCACTGGCTCGCCGTCGCCACGGTCTCGCTGACCGTGGTGCTGTTGCTCTGTGGTGGCCTGTTCGCGCTCGTGCCACCGCTGGTGACCCAGTCCGGGCAGTTCATCGAACAGCTTCCCACCTATCTGACCGAGCTGCGCCGCAACGAGACGATCAACGATCTGGTCGAGCGATTCGACCTGATGGAACGGGTGCAGTCGGCGGCCAACGCGGAGACGGTCGGTCAGGCGCTGGGCGGGGTCTTCGGTGGTGCCCGGTGGATCTTCGGGACGATCTTCAACGTCCTGACCGTGGTGGTGCTGACGATCTACTTCATGTCCGCGTTCGACCGGATGAAGTCCCTCGGTTACGCGCTGGTGCCGGCCTCCCGACGGGAGCGGGTGCGACTGATCGGGGATGAGATCCTCGCCAAGGTGGGCGCGTACATGGTGGGGGCGCTGGCCATCGCGGTGGTCGCCGGTGGGGCGGCGTTCGCCTTCGCGGTCGTCGTTGGACTGGCCTATCCGTTCGCGCTCGCCGTCGTGGTGGCGGTCTGTGACCTCATCCCGCAGATCGGTGCGACGCTCGGCGCGGTGATCGTCAGCCTGGTCGGCTTCGCCACCGATTTCAAGGTCGGCATCGCCAGCGTGGTGTTCTTCATCGTCTACCAGCAGATCGAGAACTATCTCATCTACCCGAAGGTCATGCGCCGTTCGGTCAAGGTCAACGACGTGGCGGCAATCGTGGCCGCACTGGTGGGCGTGGCCCTGTTCGGGGTCATCGGCGCATTGGTCGCCATCCCGGCGGTGGCGGCGGTCCAACTGATCCTGCGCGAGGTGGTACTCCCCCGCCAACAAGCTCGTTGA
- a CDS encoding DivIVA domain-containing protein, whose protein sequence is MPQQQTSPLAFFDNANSQPDFTVALRGYDRGQVDDFLGRLSAALTQSEQARGEAEQRMNDAQRRLRQAEQRLAAVEQKLTDTNKQLEENNRPTLSGLGTRVEQILRLAEEQANDHRGEAKRESEGILSAARLEAREITDKARAEAAAMKATAEREAGSVRTAAEREAAEVRVQARREADTLRADAERETKQLRTVTAHEVAELKSTVEREVATLRATAEREITQQRAKAAREAEEKRAEATKLLTDARDKRDKDLQALELQLAERREKAEREESERHATQVAQTQKLVSEAEQRARAAQDRAKEIEQRAEARRVESERTATETVEKAKALADKTVNEARAEAQRLLSEARTEAELALQTARREVEDLTRQKNAVTAQLGQMLSGLAGIVPTVGAAASDDKKSDKDDADKQAADAS, encoded by the coding sequence ATGCCCCAGCAGCAGACCTCCCCTCTCGCGTTCTTCGATAACGCGAACTCGCAACCCGACTTCACGGTCGCCCTACGCGGTTACGACCGCGGACAGGTCGACGACTTCCTCGGTCGGCTCAGCGCCGCATTGACCCAGTCCGAGCAGGCTCGGGGCGAGGCTGAGCAGCGCATGAACGACGCGCAGCGGCGACTGCGCCAGGCGGAGCAGCGCCTCGCCGCGGTGGAGCAGAAGCTCACCGACACCAACAAGCAGCTCGAGGAGAACAACCGACCGACGCTGTCCGGACTGGGCACCCGGGTCGAGCAGATCCTGCGGCTGGCCGAGGAGCAGGCCAACGACCACCGTGGCGAGGCCAAGCGCGAGTCGGAGGGCATCCTCTCCGCCGCCCGGTTGGAGGCGCGGGAGATCACCGACAAGGCGCGGGCCGAGGCGGCGGCGATGAAGGCCACCGCCGAGCGGGAGGCGGGCAGCGTCCGTACCGCCGCCGAACGGGAGGCCGCCGAGGTCCGGGTGCAGGCGCGCCGGGAGGCGGACACGCTGCGCGCGGACGCCGAGCGGGAGACCAAGCAGCTGCGCACGGTGACCGCCCACGAGGTGGCCGAACTGAAGTCGACGGTCGAGCGGGAGGTCGCGACCCTGCGCGCCACCGCCGAGCGGGAGATCACGCAACAGCGCGCGAAGGCGGCCCGGGAGGCCGAGGAGAAGCGTGCCGAGGCGACCAAGCTGCTCACCGATGCCCGGGACAAGCGGGACAAGGACCTCCAGGCCCTGGAGCTGCAACTCGCCGAGCGCCGGGAGAAGGCCGAGCGGGAGGAGTCCGAGCGGCACGCCACCCAGGTGGCGCAGACCCAGAAGCTGGTCAGCGAAGCCGAGCAGCGGGCCCGCGCCGCCCAGGACCGAGCCAAGGAGATCGAGCAGCGGGCCGAGGCACGGCGGGTCGAGTCCGAGCGCACCGCCACCGAGACGGTGGAGAAGGCCAAGGCGCTCGCCGACAAGACCGTCAACGAGGCGCGTGCCGAGGCGCAGCGGCTGTTGAGCGAGGCCCGTACCGAGGCTGAGCTGGCCCTCCAGACCGCCCGCCGCGAGGTCGAGGACCTCACCCGCCAGAAGAACGCGGTCACCGCCCAGCTCGGCCAGATGCTCTCCGGCCTGGCTGGCATCGTCCCGACGGTCGGCGCGGCAGCGTCCGACGACAAGAAGTCCGACAAGGACGACGCCGACAAGCAGGCCGCCGACGCGTCCTGA
- the ccrA gene encoding crotonyl-CoA carboxylase/reductase has product MRSILEVIMEAEGSDDPGRKLAEIAHLPVPETYRGMVVRADEVDMFDGIAPRDRDPRRSLHLQEVPTPELGPGEALVAVMASAINYNTVWTSIFEPLPTFKFLQRYGRLSELTRRHDLPYHVVGSDAAGVVLRVGPGVTKWRPGDEVVAHCLSVELEDAAGHDDTMLDPQQRIWGFETNFGGLAELAIVKANQLMPKPGHLSWEEAASPGLVNSTAYRQLVSHHGANMKQGDVVLIWGASGGLGSYATQLALHGGAIPVCVVSSPDKAELCRRMGAELVIDRAAEGFRFWSDEHTQNTDEWRRFGERIRELTGQVGSAARVGRGGRTHLVGEDPDIVFEHPGRETFGVSVYVAKRGGTIVTCASTSGYQHQFDNRYLWMHLKRIVGSHFANYREAWEANRLVALGRIHPTVSRTFPLEQTGEAAYQVHRNAHQGKVGVRCLAPEDGLGVRDHELRARHEVAINRFRGR; this is encoded by the coding sequence GTGCGAAGCATCCTCGAAGTGATCATGGAGGCGGAAGGCTCGGACGACCCGGGCCGGAAACTGGCCGAGATCGCCCACCTACCCGTACCGGAGACGTACCGCGGGATGGTCGTCCGCGCGGACGAGGTCGACATGTTCGACGGGATCGCCCCCCGTGACCGTGACCCGCGCCGGTCACTGCACCTACAGGAGGTGCCCACCCCGGAACTCGGCCCCGGCGAGGCGCTGGTGGCGGTGATGGCCAGCGCCATCAACTACAACACCGTCTGGACGAGCATCTTCGAACCGTTGCCCACCTTCAAGTTCCTCCAGCGGTACGGCCGGCTGTCGGAGCTGACCCGACGGCACGACCTGCCGTACCACGTGGTGGGCTCGGACGCTGCCGGCGTCGTACTGCGGGTCGGGCCGGGCGTGACGAAGTGGCGGCCCGGCGACGAGGTGGTCGCACACTGTCTGTCCGTGGAGCTGGAGGATGCCGCCGGGCACGACGACACGATGCTCGACCCGCAGCAGCGGATCTGGGGCTTCGAGACCAACTTCGGCGGACTGGCGGAACTCGCCATCGTCAAGGCCAACCAGCTCATGCCCAAGCCCGGACACCTGAGCTGGGAGGAGGCGGCCAGCCCAGGGCTGGTCAACTCCACCGCATACCGGCAGCTCGTCTCACACCACGGCGCGAACATGAAACAGGGTGACGTGGTACTGATCTGGGGTGCCTCCGGTGGTCTGGGCAGCTACGCGACCCAGCTCGCGCTACACGGTGGCGCCATCCCGGTCTGCGTGGTGTCCTCACCCGACAAGGCCGAGCTGTGCCGGCGGATGGGCGCCGAACTGGTCATCGACCGGGCGGCGGAGGGCTTCCGGTTCTGGTCCGACGAGCACACCCAGAACACCGACGAGTGGCGACGGTTCGGCGAGCGGATCCGCGAGCTGACCGGACAGGTGGGTTCGGCCGCTCGCGTGGGACGCGGTGGCCGAACCCACCTGGTAGGCGAGGACCCGGACATCGTGTTCGAGCACCCGGGCCGGGAAACCTTCGGCGTCAGCGTCTACGTGGCCAAGCGCGGCGGGACCATCGTCACCTGCGCCTCGACCAGCGGCTACCAGCACCAGTTCGACAACCGTTACCTGTGGATGCACCTCAAGCGCATCGTTGGCAGCCACTTCGCCAACTATCGCGAGGCGTGGGAGGCCAACCGGCTCGTCGCGCTCGGCCGGATCCATCCGACCGTATCCCGGACCTTCCCGCTGGAGCAGACCGGCGAGGCCGCGTACCAGGTGCACCGCAACGCCCATCAGGGCAAGGTCGGTGTCCGCTGCCTCGCCCCCGAGGACGGGCTCGGGGTACGCGACCACGAACTGCGGGCCCGGCACGAGGTGGCCATCAACCGGTTCCGGGGACGCTGA
- a CDS encoding TIGR03621 family F420-dependent LLM class oxidoreductase: MRRWRTGPRLQSGRPPTPGHTQSAPAPPHRPGQPPTQPREDEIVTPRPFRFTTSAPALDRPVARWRDEIRRIEDLGFSSVSVSDHLTGGWSMDPLVAMTVAAEATTRLRVLGLVFCNDFRHPALLHRSLANLDVFSGGRVEIGLGAGWQRADHDAVGVRFDPPGIRVDRLTEAVELLSGLFGDKPVTFTGQHYQVTELPGVPRPVQLPRPPLLIGGGSRRILELAGRCADIVGINPRLAPDVDPLSAITEMGPRRLDRKVAWARAAAVRAGRDPAGLEFQVRMFDVRVVHRGLTHRSSSSHATRVDPATLADSPVALHGSVDECVDKLLSVRERFGFSYLHLGSNLAAAAPIVARLVGR; encoded by the coding sequence GTGCGCCGCTGGCGTACCGGCCCGCGCCTACAGTCAGGCAGGCCGCCGACACCGGGACACACCCAGTCCGCCCCGGCTCCCCCGCACCGACCCGGACAGCCGCCGACCCAGCCCCGGGAGGACGAGATCGTCACACCACGCCCGTTCCGATTCACCACCTCCGCCCCGGCCCTCGACCGGCCGGTCGCCCGGTGGCGCGACGAGATCCGCCGAATCGAGGACCTGGGCTTCAGCTCCGTTTCGGTCTCCGACCACCTGACCGGCGGCTGGTCCATGGACCCGCTGGTGGCGATGACGGTCGCCGCCGAGGCCACCACCCGGCTACGCGTGCTCGGCCTGGTCTTCTGCAACGACTTCCGGCATCCGGCGCTGCTGCACAGGTCCCTGGCCAACCTGGACGTCTTCTCCGGTGGTCGGGTGGAGATCGGGCTGGGTGCCGGCTGGCAACGGGCCGACCACGACGCGGTCGGCGTACGGTTCGACCCGCCAGGCATACGGGTCGACCGGCTGACCGAGGCGGTCGAACTCCTCTCGGGACTCTTCGGTGACAAGCCGGTCACCTTCACCGGGCAGCACTACCAGGTCACGGAGTTGCCCGGAGTGCCCCGACCGGTGCAGCTACCCCGCCCGCCCCTGCTGATCGGCGGGGGCAGCCGTCGCATCCTGGAGTTGGCCGGCCGGTGCGCCGACATCGTCGGGATCAATCCGCGCCTCGCCCCGGATGTCGACCCGCTCAGCGCGATCACCGAGATGGGTCCGCGACGGTTGGACCGCAAGGTGGCCTGGGCCCGCGCGGCCGCCGTACGCGCCGGCCGCGACCCGGCCGGCCTGGAGTTCCAGGTACGGATGTTCGACGTACGGGTGGTGCACCGGGGTCTCACCCATCGATCCAGTTCCAGTCACGCCACCCGGGTCGACCCGGCGACGTTGGCCGACTCGCCGGTGGCCCTGCACGGCAGCGTCGACGAGTGTGTCGACAAACTGCTCTCGGTGCGGGAGCGGTTCGGCTTCAGCTACCTGCATCTGGGGAGCAACCTGGCCGCCGCGGCTCCCATCGTCGCCCGGCTCGTCGGCCGTTGA
- the mce gene encoding methylmalonyl-CoA epimerase — MTDHSPVEPSADYLTGIGLLRIDHVGIAVADLDSAIEFYERVFGMRCVHTETNAEQGVREAMLAVGPSTDGGCLQLLAPLSEESTIAKFLDRNGPGVQQVAYTVEDVDAASAALRERGVRLLYDTARRGTAGSRINFVHPKDAGGVLVELVEPARTTGAGAAPAA; from the coding sequence ATGACCGACCACTCCCCAGTCGAGCCCTCTGCCGACTATCTCACAGGCATCGGCCTGCTCCGCATCGACCACGTCGGCATCGCCGTCGCCGACCTCGACTCGGCGATCGAGTTCTACGAGCGGGTGTTCGGGATGCGCTGCGTGCACACCGAGACCAACGCCGAACAAGGTGTACGCGAGGCGATGCTGGCCGTCGGTCCCAGCACCGACGGCGGTTGCCTACAACTGCTGGCCCCACTCTCCGAGGAGTCGACGATCGCGAAGTTCCTCGATCGCAACGGGCCAGGCGTGCAGCAGGTGGCGTACACCGTCGAGGACGTGGACGCCGCCAGCGCGGCGCTGCGCGAGCGGGGCGTACGGCTGCTCTACGACACCGCCCGGCGCGGTACGGCCGGCTCACGGATCAACTTCGTCCACCCGAAGGACGCCGGCGGTGTACTGGTGGAGCTGGTCGAGCCCGCCCGGACCACCGGTGCCGGGGCGGCTCCGGCGGCGTGA
- a CDS encoding acetyl-CoA C-acetyltransferase — protein MSRAGSVIVDGARTPMGRLLGNLKDLSATALGGIAIKAALERAGVAADQVQYVIMGQVLQAGAGQIPARQAAIDAGIPMSTPALTINKVCLSGLDAIALADQLIRAGEFDIVVAGGMESMTNAPHLLIGQRSGYKYGDVVIKDHMALDGLTDAYDCCSMGESTERHGAKHGITRAEQDAFAAASHQRAAEARKNGVFAEEITPVQIPQRKGDPIMIAEDEGIRPDTTVETLGRLRPSFAKDGTITAGSASPISDGACAVVVMSKAKAKELGLTWLAEVGAHGNVAGPDNSLHSQPSNAITHALRKGGLGIEDLDLIEINEAFAAVGIQSTRDLGISPEIVNVNGGAIALGHPIGMSGARLVLTLAYELKRRGGGTGAAALCGGGGQGDALIIHVPGAEQGQ, from the coding sequence GTGTCGCGAGCGGGTTCGGTGATCGTCGACGGCGCTCGTACCCCGATGGGGCGGCTACTGGGCAACCTCAAGGACCTCTCGGCGACCGCCCTCGGCGGGATCGCCATCAAGGCCGCCCTGGAGCGGGCCGGTGTCGCCGCCGACCAGGTGCAGTACGTGATCATGGGGCAGGTGCTCCAGGCCGGTGCGGGACAGATCCCGGCCCGGCAGGCCGCCATCGACGCCGGCATCCCCATGTCGACCCCGGCGCTGACCATCAACAAGGTCTGCCTCTCCGGCCTGGACGCGATCGCCCTGGCCGACCAGCTCATCCGGGCCGGCGAGTTCGACATCGTCGTGGCCGGTGGCATGGAGTCGATGACCAACGCCCCGCACCTGCTGATCGGGCAGCGATCCGGCTACAAGTACGGCGACGTGGTGATCAAGGACCACATGGCGCTGGACGGACTGACTGACGCGTACGACTGCTGCTCGATGGGGGAGTCCACCGAGCGGCACGGGGCGAAGCACGGCATCACCCGGGCGGAGCAGGATGCCTTCGCCGCGGCCAGCCACCAGCGGGCCGCCGAGGCGCGCAAGAACGGCGTCTTCGCCGAGGAGATCACCCCGGTGCAGATCCCGCAGCGCAAGGGTGACCCGATCATGATCGCCGAGGACGAGGGCATCCGGCCGGACACCACCGTCGAGACGCTGGGCAGGCTGCGGCCCTCCTTCGCCAAGGACGGCACGATCACCGCCGGCAGTGCCTCGCCCATCTCCGACGGAGCCTGTGCCGTGGTGGTGATGAGCAAGGCCAAGGCCAAGGAACTCGGGCTGACCTGGCTCGCCGAGGTCGGCGCGCACGGCAACGTGGCCGGCCCGGACAACTCGCTGCACTCCCAGCCGTCCAACGCCATCACCCACGCCCTGCGTAAGGGTGGGTTGGGCATCGAGGACCTCGACCTGATCGAGATCAACGAGGCGTTCGCGGCGGTCGGCATCCAGTCCACCCGGGACCTCGGCATCAGCCCGGAGATCGTCAACGTCAACGGTGGGGCGATCGCCCTCGGCCACCCGATCGGCATGTCCGGCGCGCGGCTGGTGCTCACCCTGGCGTACGAGTTGAAGCGCCGCGGCGGTGGCACCGGCGCGGCGGCCCTCTGCGGCGGCGGCGGTCAGGGCGACGCGCTGATCATCCACGTCCCAGGTGCCGAGCAGGGGCAGTGA
- the meaB gene encoding methylmalonyl Co-A mutase-associated GTPase MeaB, which yields MANGAGTSAPPLRRSRDVPLLVERARQGDPRAVARLITLVESGDEVLPQVAAALAPHTGRAQVVGLTGSPGVGKSTTTNELVRALRARGHRVGVLAVDPSSPFTGGAILGDRVRMQDHATDPGVYIRSMSSRGHLGGLSAATPAAVRVLEGAGCDVVLVETVGVGQAEVEVASLADTTLVLLAPGMGDAIQAVKAGILEIADIFVVNKADRDGADATVRDIQGMIALGERGPGQWRPQVVRAVAVRSEGIDDIAAAIDKHRRWLDEHGELRRRREARAAAEIEAIALGVLRGRIGSLRDGTALSSLAARVAEGASDPYAAADELLAGLDG from the coding sequence GTGGCCAATGGAGCCGGGACGAGCGCACCGCCGCTGCGCCGCAGCCGGGACGTACCGCTGCTGGTGGAACGGGCCCGGCAGGGCGACCCGCGTGCGGTGGCCCGCCTGATCACCCTGGTCGAGTCGGGTGACGAGGTGCTGCCGCAGGTCGCGGCGGCCCTCGCGCCGCACACCGGCAGGGCGCAGGTGGTGGGGCTGACCGGGTCACCCGGGGTGGGTAAGTCGACCACCACCAACGAGCTGGTCCGGGCGCTGCGGGCGCGCGGTCACCGCGTCGGGGTGCTGGCCGTCGACCCGTCCAGCCCGTTCACCGGCGGGGCAATCCTCGGTGACCGGGTCCGGATGCAGGACCACGCCACCGACCCGGGGGTCTACATCCGGTCCATGTCCAGCCGGGGTCACCTCGGCGGGCTGTCGGCGGCCACCCCGGCGGCCGTACGGGTCCTGGAGGGCGCCGGCTGCGACGTGGTGCTGGTCGAGACCGTCGGCGTCGGGCAGGCGGAGGTCGAGGTCGCCTCGCTGGCCGACACGACGCTGGTGCTGCTCGCCCCCGGTATGGGGGACGCCATCCAGGCGGTGAAGGCCGGCATCCTGGAGATCGCCGACATCTTCGTGGTCAACAAGGCCGACCGGGACGGTGCCGACGCCACGGTACGCGACATCCAGGGCATGATCGCGCTGGGCGAGCGAGGGCCGGGGCAGTGGCGACCGCAGGTGGTCCGGGCGGTGGCCGTGCGCAGCGAGGGCATCGACGACATCGCCGCCGCGATCGACAAGCACCGCCGTTGGCTGGACGAGCACGGCGAGCTGCGGCGACGTCGGGAGGCGCGGGCCGCCGCCGAGATCGAGGCGATCGCGCTGGGCGTGCTCCGGGGTCGGATCGGTTCGCTGCGCGACGGTACGGCCCTGTCGTCGCTGGCGGCGCGGGTGGCCGAGGGCGCGAGCGACCCGTACGCCGCCGCCGACGAACTGCTGGCCGGCCTCGACGGCTGA
- a CDS encoding transcriptional regulator encodes MSRPFEELAGLDKLIHEPARLAITTALASCEEADFLFLQRLTGLSKGNLSAHLAKLETAGMIEIDKRFAGKRPQTWISLTKAGHRAVEAHWHRLDDLRYRTRAWTADA; translated from the coding sequence GTGAGCCGCCCGTTCGAGGAGCTGGCCGGTCTGGACAAGCTCATCCACGAGCCCGCCCGCCTCGCCATCACCACCGCCTTGGCCTCCTGCGAAGAAGCCGACTTTCTGTTCCTCCAGCGGCTCACCGGCCTGTCCAAGGGCAACCTGTCCGCCCATCTCGCAAAGCTGGAGACCGCAGGCATGATCGAGATCGACAAGCGGTTCGCCGGCAAGCGCCCGCAGACCTGGATCAGCCTCACCAAAGCCGGCCACCGGGCCGTCGAAGCCCACTGGCACCGCCTCGATGATCTTCGCTACCGCACCCGAGCCTGGACAGCGGACGCCTGA
- a CDS encoding Asp23/Gls24 family envelope stress response protein, whose translation MTEVVDNGPAAEDAPAAPAAVPTAAPSGAAVPGGATQGATAVSEEVVEKIAGSAARKVPGVADLGGDVARFFNSVLDRVGLERVGDARRGVSAEVDGTSAVINVVLVIAEGHVVAEVTEAVRAAVVAAVQGYGLTVSAVNVKVDDIELGTAPAAGA comes from the coding sequence ATGACCGAGGTTGTGGATAACGGGCCGGCTGCCGAGGACGCTCCGGCCGCACCTGCCGCCGTTCCGACGGCTGCGCCGAGTGGAGCCGCCGTGCCGGGTGGAGCCACGCAGGGGGCCACCGCCGTCTCCGAGGAAGTGGTGGAGAAGATCGCCGGCAGCGCGGCGCGGAAGGTGCCCGGCGTCGCCGACCTCGGCGGCGACGTTGCTCGGTTCTTCAACAGTGTGCTCGACCGGGTCGGCCTGGAGCGCGTGGGTGACGCCCGCCGGGGGGTCTCGGCGGAGGTCGACGGCACGTCGGCCGTGATCAACGTCGTACTGGTGATCGCGGAGGGGCACGTCGTGGCCGAGGTGACCGAGGCGGTGCGCGCCGCGGTCGTCGCCGCCGTGCAGGGGTACGGCCTGACGGTCTCGGCTGTGAACGTCAAGGTCGACGACATCGAGTTGGGTACCGCGCCGGCTGCCGGCGCCTGA
- a CDS encoding acyl-CoA mutase large subunit family protein encodes MNADEIAAGRARWQARYDAARKRDADFTTLSGLPVEPAYGPPEGVAYPGFDRIGWPGEYPYTRGLYPTGYRGRTWTIRQFAGFGNAQQTNERYKMILGAGGGGLSVAFDMPTLMGRDSDEPQALGEVGHCGVAIDSAADMEVLFDGIDLAGVTTSMTISGPAVPVFCMYLVAAERQGADLSTLDGTLQTDIFKEYIAQKEWLFDPEPHLRLIGDLMEYCAAEIPRYKPLSVSGYHIREAGSTAAQELAYTLADGFGYVELGLSRGLDVNVFAPGLSFFFDSHVDFFEEIAKFRAARRIWARWLREKYGATSEKALWLRFHTQTAGVSLTAQQPVNNVVRTAVEALAAVLGGTNSLHTNALDETLALPTDESAEIALRTQQVLMEEIGVTNVADPLGGSWYVEALTDKIEAEAEAIFDRIRQLGGDGPHKIGPMTSGILRGIEDGWFTGQIAESAFTYQQALEKGDKKIVGVNCHTGTVAKELEILRISHEVELEQRRMLAERKAGRDDAAVKAALAALIDVSRTEGNMIPAMLTAVRAEATLGEICNALRDEWGVYREPARF; translated from the coding sequence ATGAACGCCGACGAGATCGCCGCCGGACGGGCGCGCTGGCAAGCCAGGTACGACGCCGCGCGCAAGCGGGACGCCGACTTCACCACCCTTTCGGGCCTGCCCGTCGAGCCGGCGTACGGCCCACCCGAGGGCGTCGCCTATCCCGGGTTCGACCGGATCGGTTGGCCGGGCGAATACCCGTACACCCGGGGGTTGTATCCGACCGGTTATCGCGGGCGGACCTGGACCATCCGGCAGTTCGCGGGGTTCGGCAACGCGCAGCAGACCAACGAGCGCTACAAGATGATCCTCGGTGCGGGTGGCGGCGGCCTGTCGGTCGCCTTCGACATGCCGACGCTGATGGGGCGCGACTCCGATGAGCCGCAGGCGTTGGGCGAGGTCGGCCACTGTGGCGTGGCCATCGACTCGGCGGCCGACATGGAGGTGCTCTTCGACGGCATCGACCTGGCCGGCGTGACGACGAGTATGACCATCTCCGGACCGGCGGTGCCGGTCTTCTGCATGTACCTGGTGGCGGCCGAACGGCAGGGCGCTGACCTGTCCACCCTGGACGGGACCCTGCAGACCGACATCTTCAAGGAGTACATCGCGCAGAAGGAGTGGCTCTTCGACCCCGAGCCGCACCTGCGCCTGATCGGCGACCTGATGGAATACTGCGCCGCCGAGATCCCGCGCTACAAGCCGCTCTCCGTCTCCGGCTACCACATTCGCGAGGCCGGCTCGACCGCCGCGCAGGAGTTGGCGTACACACTGGCCGACGGGTTCGGCTACGTCGAGCTGGGGCTGTCGCGCGGCCTCGACGTCAACGTCTTCGCCCCCGGGCTCAGCTTCTTCTTCGACTCGCACGTCGACTTCTTCGAGGAGATCGCCAAGTTCCGGGCGGCCCGGCGGATCTGGGCCCGCTGGCTCCGTGAGAAGTACGGCGCCACCAGCGAGAAGGCGCTCTGGCTGCGGTTCCACACGCAGACCGCCGGCGTGTCGCTGACCGCCCAGCAGCCGGTCAACAACGTGGTCCGTACGGCGGTCGAGGCGCTGGCAGCGGTGCTCGGTGGCACCAACTCGCTGCACACCAACGCGCTCGACGAGACGTTGGCGCTGCCCACCGACGAGTCCGCCGAGATCGCGCTGCGGACCCAGCAGGTGCTGATGGAGGAGATCGGGGTCACCAACGTGGCCGACCCGCTGGGTGGCTCGTGGTACGTCGAGGCGTTGACCGACAAGATCGAGGCGGAGGCCGAGGCGATCTTCGACCGGATCCGCCAGCTCGGCGGGGACGGCCCACACAAGATCGGCCCGATGACCTCCGGCATCCTTCGCGGCATCGAGGACGGCTGGTTCACCGGTCAGATCGCCGAGTCCGCCTTCACCTACCAGCAGGCGCTGGAGAAGGGGGACAAGAAGATCGTCGGAGTCAACTGCCACACCGGTACGGTCGCCAAGGAACTGGAGATTCTGCGCATCTCGCACGAGGTGGAGTTGGAGCAGCGTCGGATGCTCGCCGAGCGCAAGGCCGGACGGGACGACGCGGCCGTCAAGGCGGCGCTCGCTGCGCTGATCGACGTGTCCCGTACCGAGGGGAACATGATCCCCGCGATGCTGACGGCGGTACGGGCCGAGGCAACCCTTGGTGAGATCTGCAACGCGCTGCGGGACGAGTGGGGCGTCTACCGCGAGCCGGCCCGCTTCTGA